One genomic window of Cricetulus griseus strain 17A/GY chromosome 3, alternate assembly CriGri-PICRH-1.0, whole genome shotgun sequence includes the following:
- the Hpx gene encoding hemopexin: protein MARTVVSPVTLVLLGLCWSLAVANPLPSARGNVAEGESETKPDSDVIERCSDGWSFDAATLDHNGTMLFFKGEFVWKGYTWIRETISERWKNSTSSVDAAFRRGPDSVFLIKGDKVWVYPPEKKENGYPKLLQEEFPGIPYPLDAAVECHYGECPSEGILFFQGNRKWFWDFATRTIKERSWPAVGNCTSALRWLERYYCFQGNQFLRFNPVTGEVPPRYPLDARDYFMPCPGRGHGRHRNATGHRNSTHPMHSRCSPDPGLTALMSDHRGATYAFTGSHYWRLDSSRDGWHSWPIAHHWPQGPATVDAAFSWDDKVYLIQGTQVYVFLTKGGNTLVNGYPKRLEKELGSPPGISLETVDSTFTCPGSSRLYVTAGRRLWWLDLKLGVQATWTELSWPHEKIDGALCLEKSLGPNSCSSSGPSLYLIHGPNLYCYSSIDKLNAAKIVSQPQKVNSLLGCSQ, encoded by the exons ATGGCTAGGACGGTGGTATCACCAGTAACCCTGGTGTTGCTGGGCCTGTGCTGGTCCCTGGCTGTTGCCAACCCTCTTCCTTC TGCCCGTGGGAATGTTGCTGAAGGTGAAAGTGAGACCAAGCCAGACTCAGATGTAATCG AGCGCTGCTCAGATGGCTGGAGCTTTGATGCTGCCACCCTGGATCACAATGGGACCATGCTGTTCTTTAAAG GGGAGTTCGTGTGGAAGGGTTACACTTGGATCAGAGAAACAATCTCAGAGAGATGGAAGAATTCCACCAGCTCAGTGGATGCTGCATTCCGTCGTGGTCCTGACAGTGTTTTCCTGATCAAG GGAGACAAAGTCTGGGTATACCCTCCTGAAAAGAAGGAAAACGGATATCCAAAGTTGCTCCAAGAAGAATTTCCTGGAATCCCATACCCACTGGATGCGGCTGTGGAATGCCATTATGGAGAATGCCCGAGTGAAGGCATACTCTTCTTTCAAG GTAACCGCAAGTGGTTCTGGGACTTTGCTACAAGAACCATAAAAGAACGGTCCTGGCCAGCTGTTGGGAATTGCACCTCAGCCTTGAGGTGGCTTGAACGCTACTATTGCTTCCAGGGTAACCAGTTCCTGCGCTTCAACCCAGTCACAGGAGAGGTGCCTCCCAGATACCCTCTGGATGCCCGTGACTACTTCATGCCCTGCCCTGGCAGAG GCCATGGTAGACACAGAAATGCAACTGGTCACAGGAATAGCACCCATCCTATGCATTCCCGCTGTAGCCCAGATCCTGGCTTGACTGCATTAATGTCTGACCACCGTGGTGCCACCTATGCCTTCACTG GCTCCCACTACTGGCGTCTGGACTCCAGCCGTGATGGTTGGCATAGCTGGCCCATTGCTCATCACTGGCCCCAGGGGCCTGCAACAGTAGATGCTGCCTTTTCCTGGGATGATAAAGTCTATCTCATCCAG GGCACTCAAGTGTATGTCTTCCTGACAAAGGGAGGCAATACCCTAGTAAATGGTTATCCAAAGCGGTTGGAGAAGGAACTTGGGAGCCCTCCTGGGATCAGCCTGGAGACTGTGGATTCAACCTTTACCTGCCCTGGTTCTTCCAGGCTCTATGTTACAGCAG GACGGCGGCTATGGTGGCTGGACCTGAAGTTGGGTGTTCAGGCGACATGGACAGAGCTTTCTTGGCCCCATGAGAAAATTGACGGGGCTCTGTGTTTGGAAAAGTCCCTTGGTCCCAACTCATGTTCTTCCAGTGGTCCCAGTTTGTACCTTATCCACGGGCCCAATTTGTACTGCTACAGCAGTATAGACAAACTGAATGCTGCCAAGATTGTTTCTCAGCCCCAGAAAGTAAACAGCCTCCTTGGGTGCAGTCAGTAA